In Amycolatopsis sp. EV170708-02-1, the following are encoded in one genomic region:
- a CDS encoding DEAD/DEAH box helicase — translation MTVTFNSGHVSPSARQHRKPRTRPAGDAMLREDAVETVKAKTWAELGLPEPLLRALADAGITTPFPIQSATIPDALAGRDVLGRAQTGSGKTLAFGLAMLTRLNGGRARPKHPRALILVPTRELAMQVADSLTPLAKSLGLWCRTAVGGMAFTRQADALSRGVDLLIATPGRLSDHVRQGTASLSDVNFVALDEADQMADMGFMPQVREILDLTPARGQRLLFSATLDGDVDRLVRAYLTDPVTHSVAPSTASVTTMDHHVFQVSHQDKQDIITEIGAREGRTIMFVRTKHHVDRLTERLREKGVHAAALHGGKTQGQRNRVLADFKEGYAPVLVATDVAARGIHVDDISLVLHVDPAADHKDYLHRAGRTARAGASGVVVTLVTHDQRRMVRRMTDRAGVRAEQTTVRPGDAELARITGAQQPSGEPVVERRRESPRRGGGRGYGGGDRGYQGSREGHGHREGGRPGGFRGRPRRGESGGGNGRPQRPGGRPRRSYDS, via the coding sequence GTGACAGTCACGTTCAACTCCGGCCACGTCTCACCGTCGGCGCGTCAGCACCGCAAGCCGCGCACCCGCCCCGCGGGTGACGCGATGCTGCGCGAAGACGCCGTCGAGACGGTCAAGGCGAAGACCTGGGCGGAACTCGGCCTCCCCGAGCCGCTGCTGCGCGCTCTGGCCGACGCCGGTATCACCACCCCCTTCCCGATCCAGTCGGCGACCATCCCCGACGCGCTCGCCGGGCGCGACGTGCTCGGCCGCGCCCAGACCGGTTCCGGCAAGACCCTGGCCTTCGGCCTCGCGATGCTGACCCGGCTCAACGGCGGCCGTGCCCGGCCGAAGCACCCCCGCGCGCTGATCCTGGTCCCGACCCGCGAGCTGGCCATGCAGGTCGCCGACTCGCTGACCCCGCTGGCCAAGTCCCTCGGCCTGTGGTGCCGCACCGCCGTCGGCGGGATGGCCTTCACCCGCCAGGCCGACGCGCTTTCCCGCGGCGTCGACCTGCTGATCGCCACCCCCGGCCGGCTGTCGGACCACGTCCGCCAGGGCACCGCGTCGCTGTCCGACGTCAACTTCGTCGCGCTCGACGAGGCCGACCAGATGGCCGACATGGGCTTCATGCCGCAGGTCCGCGAGATCCTCGACCTGACCCCGGCCCGCGGCCAGCGCCTGCTGTTCTCGGCCACCCTCGACGGCGACGTCGACAGGCTGGTCCGCGCGTACCTGACCGACCCGGTCACGCACTCGGTCGCCCCGTCGACCGCGAGCGTCACCACCATGGACCACCACGTGTTCCAGGTGTCGCACCAGGACAAGCAGGACATCATCACCGAGATCGGCGCCCGTGAGGGCCGCACGATCATGTTCGTCCGCACCAAGCACCACGTGGACCGCCTGACCGAGCGCCTGCGCGAGAAGGGCGTCCACGCGGCGGCCCTGCACGGCGGCAAGACCCAGGGCCAGCGCAACCGCGTCCTCGCGGACTTCAAGGAGGGCTACGCGCCCGTCCTCGTCGCCACGGACGTCGCCGCGCGCGGTATCCACGTCGACGACATCTCGCTGGTGCTGCACGTCGACCCGGCCGCCGACCACAAGGACTACCTGCACCGCGCCGGCCGCACCGCGCGCGCCGGGGCGTCCGGTGTCGTGGTCACGCTGGTCACCCACGACCAGCGCCGCATGGTGCGCCGGATGACCGACCGCGCAGGCGTCCGCGCCGAGCAGACCACGGTCCGCCCGGGCGACGCCGAGCTGGCTCGGATCACCGGTGCGCAGCAGCCCAGCGGCGAGCCGGTCGTCGAGCGCCGTCGTGAGTCCCCGCGTCGTGGCGGTGGCCGCGGCTACGGTGGCGGCGACCGCGGCTACCAGGGTTCGCGCGAGGGTCACGGTCACCGCGAAGGCGGCCGTCCCGGCGGCTTCCGCGGCCGCCCGCGTCGTGGCGAGTCCGGTGGCGGCAACGGCCGTCCGCAGCGTCCGGGCGGTCGCCCGCGTCGCAGCTACGACAGCTGA
- a CDS encoding AAA family ATPase → MVIGGCRRRTSSPILVGREAELRALLDGAMRSPSVLMLEGEAGVGKTRLATELLACAELAGRPVLTAACQPLREPFPYGVVFDALKDVRPARELNPVTGVLAPYLPELAAFLPQPPPRPGDPRAGRHQLFRAVRELLGSLGPHVLLIEDLHWADDGSRRLLRFLMTEPPAGLTLLVTYRREETPGGIPLGSAYRPTPGTAHTLVTLRPLDRDGVQAQVSALLGEANVSAEFAARLHERTAGIPFVVEEIVHAIGGVEGAVHADGATARRLLDTVEVPALLREATVERLMALPPVSRRITDAAAVLGTPSTSDLLAAVAALTPNAPAARSCSRSNATSSWNPAKAGTASGTRSPGKPRTAPSQVPIARNCTGGPHGCCATASRNPWCGWPNTAGRRATGPVP, encoded by the coding sequence ATGGTGATCGGTGGCTGCCGACGCAGGACGAGTTCGCCCATACTCGTCGGCCGTGAGGCGGAACTACGCGCGCTCCTCGACGGCGCGATGCGCTCGCCGTCGGTGCTCATGCTCGAAGGGGAAGCGGGCGTGGGCAAGACCCGGCTCGCCACCGAACTGCTGGCCTGCGCCGAACTGGCCGGACGGCCGGTCCTCACCGCGGCCTGCCAGCCGCTGCGCGAGCCTTTTCCGTACGGCGTCGTCTTCGACGCGCTGAAGGACGTCCGCCCGGCGCGTGAGCTCAACCCGGTGACCGGCGTCCTCGCGCCCTACTTGCCCGAACTGGCGGCATTCCTGCCGCAGCCGCCACCACGGCCCGGCGATCCGAGGGCCGGACGCCACCAGCTCTTCCGCGCCGTCCGGGAACTGCTCGGCTCGCTGGGCCCGCATGTCCTGCTCATCGAAGACCTCCACTGGGCGGACGACGGTTCCCGCCGTCTGCTCCGGTTCCTGATGACCGAACCGCCCGCCGGCCTGACGCTCCTGGTCACGTACCGGCGCGAAGAGACCCCGGGCGGGATCCCGCTCGGCAGTGCCTACCGGCCGACGCCCGGCACCGCGCACACGCTCGTCACGCTCCGGCCACTGGACCGCGACGGCGTCCAGGCACAGGTTTCGGCCCTGCTCGGCGAAGCGAACGTCTCCGCCGAATTCGCCGCGCGGCTGCACGAGCGGACCGCGGGGATCCCGTTCGTGGTCGAGGAGATCGTGCACGCGATCGGAGGCGTCGAAGGCGCGGTGCACGCCGACGGCGCGACCGCGCGGCGGCTGCTCGACACGGTCGAAGTCCCGGCGCTGCTGCGGGAAGCGACGGTCGAACGGCTCATGGCACTGCCGCCCGTCTCCCGGCGGATCACCGACGCCGCCGCCGTCCTCGGCACACCGTCCACTTCGGACCTGCTGGCCGCCGTGGCCGCGCTCACCCCGAACGCGCCCGCCGCGCGCTCGTGCTCGCGCTCGAACGCAACGTCCTCGTGGAATCCGGCGAAGGCAGGTACGGCTTCCGGCACGCGTTCGCCCGGCAAGCCGCGTACCGCACCATCCCAGGTCCCGATCGCCAGGAACTGCACCGGCGGGCCGCACGGCTGCTGCGCGACCGCCTCCCGCAATCCCTGGTGCGGCTGGCCGAACACTGCCGGAAGGCGGGCGACCGGGCCGGTGCCCTGA
- a CDS encoding trypsin-like serine protease, with protein MPKKSRRTLLLAVGAVLATAVMVPVAVNSASADDSAVSGPEQAAQPRIVGGGKASVSQYPYAVYLADRSGNQFCGAVIVSSTTVATAAHCAVAVKRADVRVVAGRDNKRSRDGVELRVSKIWVSPDYSGDPGKGDDIAVMTVSGQLPYRPAKVADSGNADLYEEGTKATVLGWGRVADGGARSEYLRSAVVPVVSDKTCRTAYSGYDPSDMVCAGYPEGGVDACQGDSGGPLMVGDTLIGIVSFGEGCAKAGKPGVYTRVSHFANEISQQKNRGLIG; from the coding sequence ATGCCCAAGAAGTCACGTCGCACGCTGCTGCTCGCGGTCGGAGCGGTTCTCGCGACGGCGGTGATGGTGCCGGTCGCGGTCAACAGCGCGTCGGCGGACGACAGCGCGGTGAGCGGCCCGGAGCAGGCCGCCCAGCCGCGGATCGTCGGTGGTGGCAAGGCTTCGGTCTCGCAGTACCCGTACGCGGTCTACCTCGCCGATCGGAGCGGCAACCAGTTCTGCGGCGCGGTGATCGTCAGCTCCACGACGGTCGCGACGGCGGCGCACTGCGCGGTCGCGGTCAAACGCGCCGACGTCCGGGTGGTGGCCGGGCGGGACAACAAGCGTTCGCGGGACGGCGTCGAACTGCGTGTCTCGAAGATCTGGGTCAGCCCCGACTACAGCGGCGATCCCGGCAAGGGCGACGACATCGCGGTGATGACGGTCAGCGGTCAGCTGCCGTACCGGCCCGCGAAGGTCGCGGACAGCGGCAACGCCGACCTGTACGAGGAAGGCACGAAGGCGACGGTCCTCGGCTGGGGCCGGGTCGCCGACGGCGGCGCGCGATCGGAATACCTGCGCAGCGCGGTCGTCCCGGTGGTCAGCGACAAGACCTGCCGCACCGCGTACTCGGGCTACGACCCGAGCGACATGGTGTGCGCGGGCTACCCCGAAGGCGGCGTCGACGCCTGCCAGGGCGACTCGGGCGGGCCGCTCATGGTCGGCGACACGCTGATCGGGATCGTGTCGTTCGGTGAAGGCTGCGCGAAGGCGGGCAAACCCGGCGTGTACACCCGCGTCTCCCACTTCGCGAACGAGATCTCCCAGCAGAAGAACCGGGGCCTGATCGGCTGA
- a CDS encoding GNAT family N-acetyltransferase, with product MDVSTDTPIIETSSFPLSVAGDEITAAQLHGILRLRVDVFVVEQDCAYHEIDGRDLLPGTRHLWIGGSVAVDSYLRVLQDAGGTFRIGRVCTAVRSRGKGLAGRLMETALAGIGDAPCVLDAQTYATKFYAKYGFVVEGEEFMEDGIPHLTMWRREAPRP from the coding sequence GTGGACGTGAGCACCGACACCCCGATCATCGAGACCTCGTCGTTCCCGCTGTCCGTCGCCGGTGACGAGATCACCGCCGCCCAGCTGCACGGCATCCTCCGCCTGCGCGTGGACGTGTTCGTCGTCGAGCAGGACTGCGCCTATCACGAGATCGACGGACGCGACCTCCTGCCCGGCACGCGGCACCTCTGGATCGGCGGTTCCGTCGCCGTCGACTCGTACCTGCGGGTGTTGCAGGACGCCGGCGGCACCTTCCGCATCGGCCGGGTGTGCACGGCCGTCCGCTCACGCGGCAAGGGGCTCGCGGGACGGCTGATGGAGACGGCGCTGGCGGGGATCGGGGACGCGCCGTGCGTCCTCGACGCGCAGACGTACGCGACGAAGTTCTACGCCAAGTACGGCTTCGTGGTCGAGGGCGAGGAGTTCATGGAAGACGGGATCCCGCACCTCACGATGTGGCGCCGGGAGGCGCCGCGGCCGTGA
- a CDS encoding 8-amino-7-oxononanoate synthase produces MTSPGPASQNLPPDQVFDWLDVEAEKRAEAGLVRKLRIRQAQEPELDLAGNDYLGLARDKRVAGAAAAAALRWGAGATGSRLVTGTTEVHAELEHELARFCGTQAALVFSSGFTANLGAVTALSGADSAIVTDKYIHASLIEGCRLSRSDIAAVAHSDPNAFKHALATRRKPRALVVTDSVFSVDGDIAPLEQLAGVCREHGASLLVDDAHGFGVLGEGGRGAVHAAGLSGAPDVVTTITLSKSLGAQGGAVLGPRRVIKHLVDTARSFIFDTGLAPASAAAALAALTALKAEPELAAKVTEAAGNLAMQLKSAGFRVSLPDAAVISVQAPSPEAAVAWAAACADQGVRVGCFRPPSVPDGISRLRLTARADLTEADVDRAVGVITAAAPPGATS; encoded by the coding sequence GTGACTTCTCCCGGCCCCGCCTCCCAGAACCTCCCGCCCGACCAGGTCTTCGACTGGCTCGACGTGGAAGCGGAGAAGCGGGCCGAGGCCGGGCTGGTGCGCAAGCTGCGCATCCGGCAGGCGCAGGAACCGGAGCTGGATCTCGCCGGAAACGACTACCTCGGCCTCGCCAGGGACAAGCGCGTCGCCGGCGCGGCGGCCGCGGCCGCGTTGCGCTGGGGCGCCGGGGCGACCGGTTCCCGGCTCGTCACCGGCACCACCGAGGTCCACGCCGAACTCGAGCACGAACTCGCCCGCTTCTGCGGCACACAGGCCGCGCTGGTCTTCTCGTCCGGTTTCACCGCGAACCTCGGCGCCGTCACGGCCCTGTCCGGCGCGGATTCCGCGATCGTCACGGACAAGTACATCCACGCCTCGCTGATCGAGGGTTGCCGCCTGTCCCGGTCGGACATCGCCGCCGTCGCGCACAGCGACCCGAACGCCTTCAAGCACGCGCTGGCGACCCGCCGCAAACCGCGTGCGCTCGTCGTCACCGATTCCGTGTTCTCCGTCGACGGCGACATCGCCCCCTTGGAACAGCTCGCCGGTGTCTGCCGGGAGCACGGTGCGTCGCTGCTCGTCGACGACGCGCACGGCTTCGGTGTCCTCGGCGAAGGCGGCCGCGGCGCCGTCCACGCGGCGGGGCTCTCCGGCGCGCCGGACGTCGTCACCACGATCACCCTGTCGAAATCCCTTGGGGCGCAAGGCGGAGCGGTGCTCGGGCCGCGTCGCGTGATCAAGCATCTCGTGGACACCGCGCGCAGTTTCATCTTCGACACCGGCCTCGCGCCCGCGAGTGCCGCCGCCGCGCTGGCCGCCCTCACCGCGCTGAAGGCCGAGCCGGAGCTGGCCGCCAAGGTGACCGAAGCCGCGGGAAACCTCGCGATGCAGTTGAAATCGGCGGGTTTCCGGGTCAGTCTCCCGGACGCCGCGGTGATCTCGGTGCAGGCTCCGTCGCCGGAGGCGGCCGTCGCGTGGGCTGCCGCCTGCGCCGATCAGGGCGTGCGCGTCGGCTGCTTCCGGCCGCCGTCCGTGCCCGACGGCATCTCCCGCCTGCGCCTGACCGCGCGGGCCGACCTCACCGAGGCCGACGTGGACCGCGCGGTCGGGGTGATCACGGCCGCGGCGCCTCCCGGCGCCACATCGTGA
- a CDS encoding S8 family serine peptidase translates to MRRGVRAGVVAVAATALAALAAGNALAAEAEGVVVQAKQHYGDQYIVELHEVGTMAVEQSSAALTGRYGGEVRSAYKNVLRGFSVKGMSERQARRLAADPAVKAVYQDGTARAVGTQTNPTWGLDRVDQKNLPLDKSYTYGNTGEGVTAYDLDTGINPENPEYEGRASVGKDFFGGNGKDCNGHGSHTAGTIGSKTYGVAKKVKLVGLKVLGNDCSGNGPDSGIIDAAEWITANGTKPAVANLSLRMDQAGVGDDVIKKSIAAGFVYVVAAGNENQNACNVSPARVPEAITVGASDQSDNKSSFSNHSSCVDIFAPGSNITSLSTSNGGSANMSGTSMATPHVVGAAAMYLAANTGATPQQTRDALVNNASDGVLKGLPSGTVNKLLNVSFIGGGGPTPTCGVKSNTTPVSIPDAGDAVTSSVTQDGCDGKASATLPVKVDIAHTYTGDLAIDLIGPSGAVFGLKQAGGIGEASGVHTSYTVNASSEPANGTWKLRVRDVYRFDSGTIEGFSITF, encoded by the coding sequence ATGCGGCGCGGCGTGCGGGCCGGCGTGGTGGCCGTCGCGGCCACCGCGCTGGCCGCGCTCGCCGCGGGCAACGCCCTCGCCGCGGAGGCGGAAGGCGTTGTCGTGCAGGCGAAGCAGCACTACGGCGATCAGTACATCGTGGAGCTCCACGAGGTCGGCACCATGGCGGTCGAGCAGTCTTCGGCCGCGCTGACCGGCCGCTACGGCGGCGAGGTCCGGTCGGCGTACAAGAACGTGCTCCGCGGGTTCTCGGTCAAGGGCATGTCCGAGCGGCAGGCCCGGCGGCTCGCGGCCGACCCGGCGGTCAAGGCGGTCTACCAGGACGGCACCGCGCGTGCCGTCGGCACGCAGACCAACCCCACGTGGGGTCTCGACCGCGTCGACCAGAAGAACCTGCCACTGGACAAGAGCTACACCTATGGCAACACGGGCGAGGGCGTCACCGCGTACGACCTCGACACCGGGATCAACCCGGAGAACCCGGAGTACGAGGGGCGCGCGTCGGTCGGCAAGGACTTCTTCGGCGGCAACGGGAAGGACTGCAACGGGCACGGCAGCCACACCGCGGGCACCATCGGCAGCAAGACCTACGGCGTGGCGAAGAAGGTCAAGCTCGTCGGGCTGAAGGTGCTGGGCAACGACTGTTCGGGCAACGGGCCGGACTCCGGCATCATCGACGCGGCCGAGTGGATCACCGCGAACGGCACCAAACCGGCGGTGGCGAACCTGAGCCTCCGGATGGATCAGGCCGGGGTCGGCGACGACGTCATCAAGAAGTCCATCGCGGCGGGCTTCGTCTACGTGGTGGCGGCGGGCAACGAGAACCAGAACGCCTGCAACGTCAGCCCCGCCCGCGTTCCCGAGGCGATCACGGTCGGCGCCTCGGACCAGAGCGACAACAAGTCCTCGTTCTCCAACCACAGTTCGTGCGTGGACATCTTCGCCCCTGGCAGCAACATCACGTCGCTGTCCACGTCCAACGGTGGTTCGGCGAACATGAGCGGGACGTCGATGGCCACGCCGCACGTAGTGGGCGCGGCGGCGATGTACCTGGCGGCGAACACCGGTGCCACCCCGCAGCAGACGCGGGACGCGCTGGTGAACAACGCCTCCGACGGCGTGCTCAAGGGACTGCCGTCCGGCACGGTCAACAAGCTGCTGAACGTGTCGTTCATCGGCGGCGGTGGCCCCACCCCGACGTGCGGGGTGAAATCGAATACGACACCGGTGTCCATTCCGGACGCGGGTGACGCGGTGACCAGTTCGGTGACGCAGGACGGCTGCGACGGCAAGGCGTCGGCGACGCTGCCGGTCAAGGTCGACATCGCGCACACCTACACCGGTGACCTGGCGATAGACCTGATCGGGCCGAGCGGTGCGGTGTTCGGCCTCAAGCAGGCGGGAGGGATCGGCGAGGCGAGCGGCGTGCACACGTCGTACACGGTGAACGCCTCGTCCGAACCGGCGAACGGGACCTGGAAACTGCGGGTCCGTGACGTCTACCGGTTCGACAGCGGGACGATCGAAGGCTTCTCCATCACCTTCTGA
- a CDS encoding NAD(P)/FAD-dependent oxidoreductase, whose amino-acid sequence MESYDAVIVGGGHNGLVAAAYLARAGRSVLVLERRDEVGGAAVSFRAFPGVDVRLSRYSYLVSLLPRKIIAELGLGLDLRRRRMSSYTPVGDGGLLVDTGDESRTASSFSALTGSTKDFEAWRRFYAMTSQVAKRTFPTLTQPLVSREELRSGIEPAAWDALFERPISETLTGMFGDDTVRGVVLTDALIGTFAGEGDFRQNLCLLYHVIGNETGDWDVPVGGMGAVTGALASAASSAGAKLITGAEVLSIDPGGSVRYRLGDDEFAVRGGHVLSNVAPRTLARLLGEEPPEAPEGAQLKVNMVLSRLPKLRDPGVDPREAFGGTFHVNEGYGQLATAYAEAAAGRIPSLPPCEIYCHSLTDPSILGPTERAAGVQTLTLFGLHMPARLFEGRNDAARDEALRATLSSLDSVLAEPIEDCVLRAPDGRLCVEAKTPLDLEAELGLPAGHIFHRDLSWPYAADDTQVGLWGVETTHERVLLCGAGAVRGGGVSGIPGHNAAMAVLARS is encoded by the coding sequence GTGGAGTCCTACGATGCCGTGATCGTCGGTGGCGGGCACAACGGCCTGGTGGCGGCCGCCTACCTGGCCAGGGCCGGCCGGTCGGTGCTGGTGCTGGAACGGCGCGACGAGGTCGGCGGGGCGGCGGTCTCCTTCCGGGCGTTCCCCGGCGTCGACGTCCGGCTGTCGCGGTACTCGTACCTGGTGAGCCTGCTGCCGCGCAAGATCATCGCGGAGCTGGGGCTCGGCCTCGATCTCCGGCGGCGGCGGATGTCGTCGTACACCCCCGTCGGCGATGGCGGTCTCCTTGTCGACACGGGTGACGAGAGCCGTACCGCGTCGTCGTTCTCCGCGCTCACCGGGTCCACAAAGGACTTCGAGGCGTGGCGACGGTTCTACGCGATGACGTCGCAGGTCGCGAAACGGACCTTCCCCACCCTGACCCAGCCGCTGGTCTCCAGGGAGGAGCTGCGTTCGGGTATCGAGCCGGCGGCGTGGGACGCGCTGTTCGAACGGCCGATCTCGGAAACGCTGACCGGGATGTTCGGCGACGACACCGTCCGCGGCGTCGTCCTGACCGACGCGCTGATCGGCACCTTCGCCGGGGAAGGCGACTTCCGGCAGAACCTTTGCCTGCTCTACCACGTGATCGGCAACGAGACCGGCGACTGGGACGTGCCGGTGGGCGGGATGGGCGCGGTGACAGGGGCGCTCGCGTCGGCCGCGTCTTCCGCCGGGGCGAAACTGATCACCGGCGCCGAGGTGTTGTCGATCGACCCAGGTGGCTCAGTGCGCTATCGGCTCGGCGACGACGAATTCGCCGTGCGCGGCGGGCACGTGCTGTCGAACGTCGCGCCGCGGACGCTGGCACGGTTGCTGGGGGAGGAGCCGCCGGAGGCGCCGGAAGGCGCGCAGCTCAAGGTGAACATGGTGCTGTCGCGGTTGCCGAAGCTGCGCGATCCGGGTGTCGATCCGCGTGAGGCGTTCGGCGGGACGTTCCACGTCAACGAGGGTTACGGGCAACTGGCGACGGCCTACGCCGAGGCCGCCGCGGGCCGGATCCCGTCGCTGCCGCCGTGCGAGATCTACTGCCATTCGCTGACCGATCCGTCGATCCTCGGCCCCACCGAGCGGGCGGCCGGGGTGCAGACGCTGACGTTGTTCGGGCTGCACATGCCCGCGCGGCTGTTCGAGGGCCGCAACGACGCCGCACGGGACGAGGCTTTGCGAGCGACCTTGTCCTCTTTGGACAGTGTGCTCGCCGAGCCGATCGAGGATTGTGTGCTGCGCGCGCCGGACGGCCGGTTGTGCGTCGAGGCGAAGACGCCGCTGGATCTCGAAGCCGAACTGGGGCTGCCCGCGGGACACATCTTCCATCGAGATCTTTCGTGGCCTTATGCCGCGGACGACACCCAGGTGGGTCTTTGGGGCGTCGAGACCACGCACGAACGGGTGCTGCTCTGCGGCGCCGGGGCCGTCCGGGGCGGTGGTGTCTCCGGCATCCCTGGGCACAACGCCGCGATGGCCGTGCTGGCCCGATCCTGA
- a CDS encoding S8 family peptidase codes for MRGELRRHRIAGAVLAGACAAATVAFAGPAAAAEGQIRGAGVPGAVTDGYIVSLKSGDAGLAAKYGGQVKATYSAALNGFSAKMTEAQAKRLAADPNVDFVQQDAVAHLLGTQTNPTWGLDRIDQKNLPLDKKYTYPNTGSGATVYVLDTGVDYRQSEFGGRATSGYDFIDNDSDARDCQGHGTHVAGTVGSATYGVAKGAKIVSVRVLNCQGSGQYSQIISGIDWVVKNAKGPSVLTMSLGGPADSGVDSAVRRAVAAGITNTVASGNSNTDACSTSPARVREAITVNATQSDDRRSSFSNYGSCTDIFAPGTSITSLRNGGGTQQMSGTSMATPHVAGAAAIYLTSNPSATPAAVASGLANAATSGVVKSPGTGSTNKLLNVAGL; via the coding sequence ATGCGTGGAGAACTTCGACGTCACCGGATCGCGGGTGCGGTGCTCGCCGGGGCCTGTGCGGCGGCCACCGTGGCCTTCGCCGGACCGGCCGCGGCCGCCGAGGGGCAGATCCGCGGCGCCGGTGTGCCGGGAGCCGTCACGGACGGGTACATCGTCTCGCTCAAGAGCGGCGACGCCGGCCTCGCGGCGAAGTACGGCGGCCAGGTGAAGGCGACCTACAGCGCCGCGCTGAACGGTTTCTCGGCGAAGATGACCGAGGCGCAGGCGAAACGGCTCGCGGCCGACCCGAACGTCGACTTCGTCCAGCAGGACGCGGTCGCGCATCTGCTCGGCACGCAGACCAACCCGACCTGGGGTCTGGACCGGATCGACCAGAAGAACCTGCCGCTGGACAAGAAGTACACCTACCCGAACACCGGTTCCGGTGCGACGGTCTACGTCCTCGACACCGGTGTCGACTACCGCCAGTCCGAATTCGGCGGCCGCGCGACCAGCGGGTACGACTTCATCGACAACGACAGCGACGCCCGCGACTGCCAGGGACACGGCACGCACGTCGCCGGCACGGTCGGCAGCGCCACCTACGGTGTGGCCAAGGGCGCCAAGATCGTCTCGGTCCGCGTGCTGAACTGCCAGGGCAGCGGCCAGTACTCGCAGATCATCTCCGGGATCGACTGGGTCGTGAAGAACGCCAAGGGCCCGTCGGTGCTCACCATGAGCCTCGGTGGCCCGGCCGACTCCGGGGTGGATTCCGCCGTGCGCCGCGCGGTCGCGGCGGGCATCACGAACACGGTGGCCTCCGGGAATTCCAACACGGACGCCTGCTCCACCAGCCCGGCCCGCGTGCGTGAGGCCATCACCGTCAACGCCACCCAGAGCGACGACCGCCGGTCCTCGTTCTCGAACTACGGCAGCTGCACCGACATCTTCGCGCCGGGCACCAGCATCACCTCCCTGCGCAATGGTGGCGGCACGCAGCAGATGAGCGGTACCTCGATGGCGACGCCGCATGTCGCCGGCGCGGCCGCGATCTACCTGACCTCGAACCCGTCGGCCACCCCGGCCGCCGTCGCCTCCGGTCTCGCCAACGCCGCCACCAGCGGCGTCGTCAAGAGCCCGGGCACCGGTTCGACCAACAAGCTGCTGAACGTGGCGGGTCTCTGA
- a CDS encoding helix-turn-helix transcriptional regulator → MAAVDAYCATGRDAEAQALTDEFEREVGDLDAPSTRAALAANRGLIAASRGDHTEAIEAFDQARTRFEALPAPYHAALVAERAARCRLARNEDVAETFAALAETFDHLGATRDAARCRHAFRSTGAVAPSRRGRRGYGDELSPRERDVARLLAAGHTNREIAEVLFLSRRTVEQHVASVLRKLKVRSRSELAGLRSA, encoded by the coding sequence ATGGCCGCCGTCGACGCGTATTGCGCCACGGGACGGGACGCGGAGGCGCAGGCACTGACCGACGAGTTCGAACGCGAGGTCGGCGACCTCGACGCACCGTCGACCCGGGCCGCGCTTGCCGCGAACCGCGGTCTCATCGCGGCGTCCCGAGGCGACCACACCGAGGCGATCGAGGCCTTCGACCAGGCACGGACCCGGTTCGAGGCACTCCCCGCGCCCTATCACGCGGCGCTGGTCGCCGAACGGGCCGCGCGCTGCCGTCTCGCCCGCAACGAAGACGTCGCCGAGACGTTCGCGGCGCTCGCGGAGACCTTCGACCACCTCGGCGCCACGCGGGACGCCGCGCGCTGCCGCCATGCCTTCCGGTCCACCGGCGCCGTCGCCCCCTCGCGGCGCGGGCGCCGGGGTTACGGCGACGAACTTTCCCCACGCGAGCGCGACGTCGCCCGCCTGCTGGCCGCCGGGCACACCAACCGGGAGATCGCCGAGGTGCTGTTCCTGTCCCGGCGCACGGTGGAACAGCACGTCGCGAGCGTGCTGCGGAAGCTGAAGGTGCGGTCGCGGAGCGAGCTGGCGGGGCTGCGGTCGGCCTAG